A genomic segment from Deltaproteobacteria bacterium encodes:
- a CDS encoding ABC transporter permease subunit has product MEHTDYFIRRFLLIIPTFLGITVLCFGLIQFVPGGPVEQAIMQMRSIGASESGRGTGAAGTISEEQRKAIEAHFGFDKPFYQRYWRWLVTDRLGMRMASYRFPNKTAWQLIRERFRVSLVFGITGFVLSYLVCIPLGIVKALRHDHAFDIVSSIVVFVGYAIPPFAFGMVLKMLFAGTVDGLWDLFPLSGFISDYYAQLTLWGKVKDVFHHMFLPVLCYVIGNFAVLTLLMKNSLLEQIGRDYVRTVLAKGGSFQRAIWGHALRNALIPIATGFGAILTVMFAGSVIIEQVFEIPGMGRLSLEAIVGRDYPVFMGILALTALLGLVGNILSDFLYVVIDPRINFQNE; this is encoded by the coding sequence ATGGAGCACACCGACTATTTCATAAGGCGCTTTTTGCTGATCATCCCCACCTTTCTTGGGATTACGGTGCTTTGCTTCGGCCTCATTCAATTCGTTCCCGGCGGACCCGTGGAACAAGCCATCATGCAGATGCGCAGTATCGGGGCGTCGGAATCGGGCAGAGGAACGGGTGCGGCGGGGACGATATCGGAGGAGCAGCGCAAAGCCATCGAAGCCCATTTCGGATTTGACAAGCCCTTCTACCAGCGATACTGGCGCTGGTTGGTCACGGACCGGCTGGGCATGCGCATGGCATCCTACCGGTTCCCCAACAAGACCGCCTGGCAGCTCATCAGAGAGCGTTTCAGGGTGTCGCTGGTGTTCGGCATCACCGGGTTCGTTCTTTCCTATCTCGTGTGTATTCCGCTGGGCATCGTAAAAGCCCTGCGGCATGACCACGCCTTTGACATCGTGTCGAGCATTGTCGTGTTTGTCGGGTATGCCATTCCGCCCTTTGCCTTCGGGATGGTGCTGAAGATGCTGTTTGCCGGGACGGTGGACGGCCTGTGGGATCTGTTCCCCCTGTCCGGCTTCATCTCGGATTATTACGCGCAGCTCACCCTGTGGGGCAAGGTAAAGGACGTCTTTCATCACATGTTCCTGCCGGTCTTGTGCTACGTTATCGGTAATTTTGCAGTGCTGACGCTGCTCATGAAAAATTCGCTGCTCGAGCAGATCGGCAGGGACTACGTGCGCACGGTTCTTGCCAAGGGAGGCAGCTTTCAGCGGGCCATATGGGGCCACGCCCTGCGCAATGCCCTCATACCCATCGCCACCGGTTTCGGCGCCATCCTGACCGTCATGTTTGCCGGTTCGGTCATCATAGAGCAGGTGTTCGAGATTCCCGGCATGGGACGTTTGAGTCTCGAGGCGATCGTCGGCCGCGATTACCCTGTTTTCATGGGCATCCTGGCGCTGACCGCCCTGCTGGGACTGGTCGGCAATATACTGTCGGATTTTCTGTACGTCGTCATCGACCCCCGTATCAATTTTCAAAACGAGTAG
- a CDS encoding Xaa-Pro peptidase family protein has translation MFNTAANVPAPELETRLTTMQRQMAAAGLDGVLLLQHTDLFYFSGTSQQAHLYLPVEGAPILMVKKNLRRARAESAIDTIISLSGPGQLPESLKKHGYEQPRTLGMELDVLPANLYLRYRRLWPEARLRDCSPMIRMVRAVKSAYEIGLMREAANLSDQVAAYAATIIREGMPEIELAGLLEAEARRLGHQGLIRMRMWGSEMFYGHLMSGAAAAVPSQLASPTGGEALSPAFAQGPGRKKVQRNEPVLFDYVFAHQGYLADSTRIYCLGSLPSALAAAHDAMLDLQDLMAREACPGRISGELYAAAENFVREKGYADNFMGGDDQRVRFVGHGIGLEVDEYPVIAAGQKMPLEEGMVVALEPKLIFPGQGVVGIENTHLITGSGLERLTRFDDGIVYL, from the coding sequence ATGTTCAACACCGCCGCCAACGTGCCGGCACCCGAACTGGAAACGCGTCTTACCACCATGCAGCGTCAAATGGCCGCCGCCGGCCTGGACGGTGTGCTGCTGCTGCAGCATACCGATCTTTTTTATTTCTCGGGGACCTCGCAACAGGCACACCTCTATCTGCCGGTCGAGGGCGCTCCCATCCTCATGGTTAAAAAGAACCTGCGGCGGGCTCGCGCCGAATCGGCCATCGACACCATCATTTCCCTGAGCGGCCCCGGCCAACTGCCGGAAAGCCTGAAGAAGCACGGCTATGAGCAACCGCGCACCCTGGGCATGGAACTGGATGTGCTGCCGGCCAATCTGTACCTGCGTTATCGCCGTCTGTGGCCCGAAGCCCGCCTGCGGGACTGCTCCCCCATGATCAGAATGGTGCGTGCCGTAAAATCAGCTTATGAAATCGGTCTCATGCGCGAAGCGGCCAACCTCTCCGACCAGGTCGCCGCCTATGCCGCGACCATCATCAGGGAGGGCATGCCCGAAATCGAATTAGCGGGCCTGCTCGAAGCGGAAGCCCGACGCCTGGGGCACCAGGGGTTGATCCGCATGCGCATGTGGGGCAGCGAAATGTTTTACGGCCATCTCATGTCGGGAGCGGCCGCCGCCGTCCCCAGCCAGCTCGCCTCCCCGACCGGCGGAGAGGCATTGAGCCCCGCCTTTGCCCAGGGGCCCGGCCGGAAGAAAGTTCAGCGCAACGAGCCCGTGCTTTTCGACTATGTGTTCGCCCACCAGGGGTACCTGGCGGACAGTACGCGCATCTACTGCCTTGGCAGCCTGCCGTCGGCACTCGCCGCCGCGCATGACGCCATGCTCGATCTCCAGGATCTCATGGCCCGCGAGGCCTGCCCCGGACGGATAAGCGGCGAGTTGTATGCCGCGGCAGAGAATTTTGTGCGGGAAAAAGGGTATGCGGACAATTTTATGGGTGGCGATGACCAGCGGGTACGATTTGTCGGGCACGGCATCGGCCTGGAAGTGGATGAATACCCCGTCATCGCCGCCGGACAGAAGATGCCCCTTGAAGAGGGGATGGTCGTCGCCCTGGAACCCAAATTGATATTTCCCGGGCAGGGCGTGGTCGGCATCGAAAACACCCACCTGATTACGGGCAGCGGACTGGAACGCCTCACCCGTTTCGACGACGGCATCGTCTACTTATAA
- the rpsI gene encoding 30S ribosomal protein S9: MAEENIYYATGKRKTAIARTWMKPGSGAITVNNRELDDYFRVGTAKTIMLQPLVLTNTRDSYDIKIKVIGGGISGQAGAIRHGITRALMMADPDLRQSLKRAGFVRRDSRVKERKKYGQKGARARYQFSKR, translated from the coding sequence ATGGCAGAAGAAAACATTTATTACGCTACTGGAAAAAGGAAGACGGCTATTGCCCGCACGTGGATGAAGCCCGGCAGCGGTGCGATCACCGTGAACAACCGTGAACTCGATGATTATTTCAGGGTGGGTACGGCCAAAACCATCATGCTGCAACCCCTGGTCCTGACCAATACCCGCGACAGCTACGACATCAAGATCAAGGTGATCGGCGGCGGCATCTCAGGCCAAGCCGGCGCCATTCGTCACGGCATTACCCGGGCGCTCATGATGGCAGACCCGGATTTGAGGCAGTCGCTGAAACGTGCCGGCTTTGTCCGCCGGGATTCCAGAGTGAAAGAACGTAAAAAGTACGGTCAGAAAGGCGCACGCGCAAGGTACCAGTTCTCCAAGCGGTAA
- the rplM gene encoding 50S ribosomal protein L13, translating into MKKYTYSAKNADIDEKWWLVDAEGAVLGRLATQIAARLRGKHNPMFTPHVDSGDAVIVVNAEKIVLTGKKWAQKKYYHHSGYIGGLKEITARKLLEKRPEDLIRYAVKGMLPKNRLGRTLIKKLKVYAGGDHPHEAQKPEALILN; encoded by the coding sequence GTGAAAAAGTATACATACAGCGCGAAGAATGCCGACATCGATGAAAAATGGTGGCTTGTGGATGCCGAGGGAGCCGTCCTCGGGAGGCTGGCCACGCAGATTGCCGCAAGGCTCCGGGGAAAGCACAACCCCATGTTTACGCCGCATGTGGACTCGGGTGACGCGGTCATCGTGGTCAACGCCGAAAAAATCGTCTTGACCGGGAAAAAATGGGCGCAGAAGAAATATTACCATCACAGCGGATACATCGGCGGCCTGAAAGAGATCACCGCCAGGAAACTGCTGGAAAAACGCCCGGAAGACTTGATTCGATATGCCGTCAAGGGCATGCTGCCCAAAAACAGACTCGGGCGGACATTGATTAAAAAATTGAAGGTTTACGCCGGGGGAGATCATCCCCATGAAGCCCAGAAGCCCGAAGCCCTGATTCTTAATTAG
- a CDS encoding class IV adenylate cyclase yields the protein MGTLEIEVKFFLPHPEISRKLLARNGAESRGRFFEHNICFENAAGDLRRNESLLRLRKDDITTLTYKAKPAFTDNDFKVLTEHEVEVSDVDTMLDILRALGFYPEQVYEKYRESFALASSTVCLDSMPFGDFLEIEGPREDIRKLAGQLEMHWSRRILLNYRAMFDVIREALDLPFTDITFDNFKGVALDIEAFLPGFEAGQKQM from the coding sequence ATGGGTACCCTCGAAATCGAAGTCAAATTCTTTTTGCCGCATCCTGAAATCTCACGCAAGCTCCTGGCGCGAAACGGCGCCGAGTCCCGCGGCCGTTTTTTCGAGCACAACATCTGTTTCGAAAATGCGGCCGGCGACCTTCGTCGAAACGAATCGCTCTTGAGACTTCGAAAAGACGACATCACAACGCTTACATACAAAGCGAAACCAGCGTTTACCGACAACGATTTCAAGGTATTGACCGAACACGAGGTGGAAGTCAGCGACGTTGACACCATGCTGGACATTCTTCGCGCCCTGGGATTTTACCCCGAGCAAGTGTATGAAAAATATCGCGAATCCTTCGCCCTGGCTTCTTCGACCGTGTGCCTGGACAGCATGCCGTTCGGAGATTTTCTCGAAATCGAGGGCCCCAGGGAGGACATCCGGAAGCTGGCCGGGCAGTTGGAGATGCATTGGTCACGCCGTATTCTCCTCAATTACCGGGCCATGTTCGACGTCATCAGAGAGGCGTTGGATCTTCCGTTCACAGATATAACCTTCGACAATTTCAAAGGTGTGGCATTGGATATCGAGGCTTTTTTGCCCGGCTTCGAAGCCGGCCAAAAGCAGATGTAG
- a CDS encoding polymer-forming cytoskeletal protein yields the protein MKNKSKSISIIDRGLTVEGSVSCSGQLVVKGAVKGNLNGDEVIIAEDGAVHADATVSIITIGGQFDGTLRVTQKLVILPTGRCRGNISCRDLTVEAGGVLNGEVACPQP from the coding sequence TTGAAAAATAAATCCAAAAGCATTTCCATTATCGACAGGGGATTGACCGTGGAGGGATCCGTGTCTTGCAGCGGCCAATTGGTCGTCAAAGGAGCCGTCAAGGGAAACCTCAACGGGGATGAGGTGATTATTGCCGAAGATGGCGCCGTTCACGCGGATGCCACCGTATCGATCATCACCATCGGCGGTCAATTCGACGGCACCCTGAGGGTCACGCAGAAGCTGGTCATCCTGCCCACCGGCCGTTGCCGGGGCAACATATCATGCAGGGATTTGACGGTGGAGGCCGGGGGGGTGTTGAACGGCGAGGTGGCATGCCCCCAACCTTGA
- the ruvB gene encoding Holliday junction branch migration DNA helicase RuvB, which yields MSEKQPADSGGQPEEFKSGLVDREIVSGSRLPSDEETEILSLRPESLSEYIGQTEVVDTLHIAIEAAHKRQETMDHVLFHGPPGLGKTTLAHIIANEMGSRLTTTSGPALEKGGDLIGMLTHLEEGDILFVDEIHRIPKAVEEFLYPAMEDFAVDFVFDKGIHARSHRYRLNRFTLVGATTRVGLLSSPLRDRFGLLRNLDFYAEPELVKIATRSARLLDIGIDDPAAAELSRRSRGTPRIVNRLLKRVRDYAQVKGDGFIAGDIVEAALSLEGVDVMGLTRLDRKYLRTIIEYYKGGPVGIDAIAATLQEETDTLVDVVEPYLLKTGLVVRTASGRKTSAAAYKHLGIAVQETLF from the coding sequence ATGTCGGAAAAACAACCAGCTGATTCCGGCGGCCAGCCAGAGGAATTCAAAAGCGGTTTGGTGGACCGGGAGATCGTGTCCGGATCACGGCTGCCGTCCGACGAGGAAACGGAAATCCTTTCCCTGAGGCCTGAAAGCCTGTCCGAGTACATCGGCCAAACAGAGGTCGTGGACACGCTGCACATCGCGATCGAGGCGGCCCATAAACGACAGGAAACCATGGATCATGTCCTGTTTCACGGTCCGCCGGGATTGGGCAAAACGACCCTGGCACATATCATCGCCAACGAGATGGGCAGCCGCCTGACCACGACTTCGGGCCCGGCGCTGGAGAAGGGCGGCGATCTCATCGGCATGCTGACGCACCTGGAGGAGGGCGACATCCTGTTCGTGGATGAAATCCACCGCATACCCAAAGCCGTGGAGGAATTCCTCTACCCGGCCATGGAAGATTTTGCCGTGGATTTCGTGTTCGACAAGGGCATTCATGCCAGGAGTCACCGGTATCGACTCAACCGGTTTACCTTGGTGGGGGCCACGACGAGGGTCGGATTGCTGTCGTCGCCCCTGCGGGACCGGTTTGGACTGTTGCGGAATCTCGATTTTTACGCGGAGCCGGAGCTGGTGAAAATCGCGACACGCTCGGCCAGATTGCTGGACATCGGCATTGACGATCCCGCTGCAGCCGAGTTGTCCAGGCGTTCCCGGGGAACCCCCAGGATCGTCAACCGCCTGCTCAAGCGCGTCAGGGATTACGCCCAGGTAAAAGGCGACGGCTTCATTGCCGGGGATATTGTCGAGGCCGCACTCTCGCTGGAAGGCGTGGATGTGATGGGGTTGACCCGTTTGGATCGCAAATACCTGCGGACAATAATCGAATACTACAAGGGCGGGCCTGTGGGCATCGATGCGATTGCGGCAACGCTTCAGGAGGAGACCGACACCCTGGTTGACGTTGTCGAGCCATACCTTTTGAAAACGGGGCTTGTCGTGCGGACGGCATCCGGGCGAAAGACGTCGGCGGCCGCTTACAAGCATCTGGGAATCGCAGTGCAGGAAACGCTTTTTTAA
- a CDS encoding Holliday junction DNA helicase RuvA, producing the protein MIGYLEGKLLSREGDGILLLANQVGYEVLLPVFVMNAFSGKQIGEEVSLHIYYQQTERQPKPVLIGFNHELEKAFFQLFISVEAIGPLKAARALTQPIGDVAAYIEAGDVDKLKTMKGIGNRTAQKIIATLKGKMGRFALVREAAEREPAVTEEVERQVIDVLVRQLGHKLTEARQLVNRAIQNNRAITTPEELFEEVYRVQRGM; encoded by the coding sequence ATGATAGGCTATCTGGAAGGAAAGCTGCTCAGCAGGGAGGGGGATGGCATTCTTTTGCTGGCGAACCAGGTGGGGTACGAAGTCCTCCTGCCGGTATTCGTCATGAACGCCTTCAGCGGTAAGCAGATCGGCGAGGAGGTGTCGCTCCATATTTACTACCAGCAGACGGAGCGGCAACCCAAACCGGTGCTGATCGGGTTCAACCATGAACTCGAAAAAGCGTTTTTCCAGTTGTTTATATCTGTTGAGGCCATCGGTCCCCTCAAAGCGGCCAGAGCCCTGACGCAGCCTATTGGCGATGTCGCCGCTTACATAGAAGCGGGTGATGTCGACAAATTAAAGACCATGAAAGGGATCGGGAACCGGACGGCCCAGAAAATCATCGCCACCCTCAAGGGCAAGATGGGCAGGTTCGCCCTGGTGCGGGAGGCGGCAGAACGAGAACCGGCGGTAACCGAAGAGGTGGAACGACAGGTGATCGACGTGCTGGTCAGGCAGCTGGGGCATAAATTGACGGAGGCCCGGCAACTGGTGAACCGAGCCATACAAAACAACCGCGCCATCACAACCCCGGAAGAGCTGTTCGAAGAGGTGTACCGGGTGCAGCGGGGGATGTAA
- a CDS encoding crossover junction endodeoxyribonuclease RuvC, which yields MIKIIGIDPGLSDTGIGIVSGEGLKVKAYAYGTVRTSKGSSLPGRLTRIYTRLHSILNDEKPDQMVVEDIFSLSQYPKSGITLGKVTGVILLAGCQCGVPVSEVSVREVKKILTGNGNAGKSQLEQAVRRKLKLTEPIRPDHASDALGLALVGLYRYRH from the coding sequence ATGATCAAAATCATCGGCATAGACCCAGGGTTGTCTGATACAGGAATAGGGATCGTCTCCGGAGAAGGGTTGAAGGTGAAGGCATACGCGTATGGAACGGTCAGAACGTCCAAAGGGTCATCCCTGCCGGGTCGTCTCACGAGAATTTACACCAGGCTGCATTCCATCCTCAACGATGAAAAACCAGACCAAATGGTAGTCGAGGACATCTTTTCGCTCAGCCAATATCCGAAATCGGGTATCACGCTGGGAAAAGTGACCGGAGTCATCCTGCTGGCAGGCTGTCAGTGCGGTGTGCCTGTATCCGAAGTGTCCGTCCGCGAAGTCAAAAAGATTCTGACCGGAAACGGCAATGCCGGGAAGTCACAATTGGAGCAGGCCGTCAGGAGAAAGCTGAAGCTCACGGAGCCTATCCGGCCCGACCACGCCTCGGACGCGCTGGGTCTGGCGCTGGTGGGGTTGTATCGGTATCGACACTAG
- the ybgF gene encoding tol-pal system protein YbgF — MPKRLFFTAVCLIVVWGCAHQDDVIILDQRLARMEKLGHELDRKTSKLEDDYDAMLAQDRRSSKALERDNAALQEEISKSDSKHEQENQKLRAQYAGINANIVELRDDLQAVRGNLDETSFTFNQRLDTNEQLGRNIQTKIEKMAQDLGKLETRVQYIEQYLNLKEETVGSRLPPETGGGEKKLSADDLYASSKQSFDQGDFETAGAGFAKIIKEFPKSQDADNAQFWIGEIYYREKWYEKAILEYQKVIENYPKGNKVPAALLKQGFAFLSLGDKANARLILKELAKKYPQTNEGKIAVQKLKEIP, encoded by the coding sequence ATGCCGAAGAGACTCTTTTTCACCGCTGTTTGTCTGATCGTCGTTTGGGGGTGTGCCCACCAGGATGACGTCATTATACTGGACCAGCGCTTGGCCAGGATGGAAAAGCTGGGCCATGAACTGGACCGGAAGACCAGTAAGCTTGAAGACGATTATGATGCGATGCTCGCGCAGGATCGACGCAGCAGTAAAGCTTTGGAGCGGGACAATGCCGCCCTTCAGGAAGAGATTTCGAAAAGCGATTCAAAGCATGAACAGGAGAATCAGAAGCTGAGGGCCCAGTATGCCGGCATCAATGCGAACATCGTCGAGCTCAGGGACGACCTCCAGGCCGTTCGCGGCAACCTCGATGAAACGTCATTCACGTTCAACCAGCGGCTGGACACCAATGAACAACTCGGCAGGAACATCCAGACCAAGATCGAAAAAATGGCACAGGACCTCGGCAAGCTGGAAACGCGTGTCCAATATATAGAACAGTATTTGAACCTGAAGGAGGAAACGGTCGGAAGCCGGCTGCCCCCTGAAACCGGTGGCGGTGAAAAAAAACTGTCGGCCGACGATCTGTATGCCTCCTCCAAGCAGTCCTTCGACCAGGGTGATTTCGAGACTGCCGGGGCCGGGTTCGCAAAGATTATAAAGGAGTTTCCCAAGTCCCAAGACGCCGACAATGCGCAATTCTGGATCGGCGAGATTTACTACCGCGAGAAGTGGTATGAAAAGGCCATTCTCGAGTATCAAAAAGTTATCGAGAACTACCCCAAAGGGAACAAAGTGCCGGCGGCCCTACTGAAACAGGGATTCGCTTTCCTCTCACTGGGGGACAAAGCCAATGCGCGGCTGATTCTGAAAGAGTTGGCCAAAAAATATCCCCAGACCAACGAGGGGAAGATCGCTGTCCAGAAACTGAAGGAAATTCCCTGA
- the pal gene encoding peptidoglycan-associated lipoprotein Pal encodes MRKNRWILLALLMVVPGLMFTVSCAKKVTQAEPSTEEAVEAAEPEVDTAARMAEEQAAQEEAARQWEMAAEEDLEEQREAEAAAKEMEMEQDMAAAKQMFENEDIYFDFDSSALQSMAQEVLKRKADWLFENVDMSIIIEGHCDERGTEAYNIALGDRRAESAKAFLVDMGIDATRLTTISYGEERPVDPGHNPEAWAKNRRAHFVVE; translated from the coding sequence ATGCGGAAAAATAGATGGATATTGCTTGCACTGCTGATGGTGGTTCCAGGCTTGATGTTTACGGTTTCCTGCGCCAAGAAGGTTACCCAGGCGGAGCCGTCCACGGAAGAGGCAGTTGAAGCCGCAGAGCCCGAAGTGGATACCGCAGCCCGGATGGCCGAAGAACAAGCCGCCCAGGAAGAAGCCGCCAGGCAGTGGGAAATGGCAGCCGAAGAAGATTTGGAAGAACAGCGCGAGGCCGAAGCTGCTGCCAAGGAAATGGAGATGGAGCAGGATATGGCCGCGGCGAAACAGATGTTTGAAAACGAAGACATCTATTTCGATTTCGACAGTTCCGCCCTGCAGTCCATGGCACAGGAAGTGCTCAAACGCAAAGCGGACTGGCTTTTCGAGAATGTCGACATGTCGATCATTATCGAAGGTCACTGCGATGAAAGGGGCACCGAAGCCTACAATATCGCCCTGGGGGACAGGCGGGCGGAGAGCGCCAAGGCATTCCTGGTCGACATGGGGATCGACGCCACGCGTCTGACGACGATCAGCTACGGCGAAGAGCGCCCGGTCGATCCGGGTCACAATCCGGAAGCCTGGGCCAAGAACCGCCGCGCACACTTCGTGGTCGAGTAA
- the tolB gene encoding Tol-Pal system beta propeller repeat protein TolB, whose product MNRFYLVRLVAIVCLAGLLMLNPAAGAEEYEYIDISNPFLRKIPTAVPRFKNLSGNQAAGTLAVELSDRVADTLAFTGYFEMLDRGAFLADPENPNIVASRIKFHNWTAIGSELLITGGVASEGESIELELRLFDTFQEKMIIGKRYKGNRGNQRQMINRFCSEVMLNLTGNRGVFDSRIAFVSASNGKKEIYIAEFDGYNPRQFTNNNDISLFPAWSSDGKWMAYTSYAGGGPDLYIRNIKEKYVTIVSKKGIQITPAWVPGKFELAATLSFSGDQEIYLLTGRGKIIKRLTQSRGIDVEPTWSPDGSEMAFVSKRSGTPQVYVKNMGSGRVRRLTYEGRYNTQPNWSPKGDRIAFSAMVPGSIDIYTIGVDGKGLRRLTEGQGDNEAPCWSPDGSLIAFSSNREGISKVYIMTAFGTDQRRLISLPGAQTSPKWSPNITNQ is encoded by the coding sequence ATGAATCGTTTTTATTTGGTTAGACTCGTGGCCATCGTTTGCCTGGCCGGGCTGCTGATGTTGAATCCGGCGGCCGGCGCCGAAGAGTACGAATATATCGACATCAGCAACCCGTTTCTGCGAAAAATACCCACGGCTGTTCCCCGCTTCAAGAATTTGTCGGGTAACCAGGCCGCCGGGACCCTTGCCGTTGAACTCAGTGACCGTGTAGCGGACACGCTCGCGTTTACAGGGTATTTCGAGATGCTTGACCGGGGGGCGTTCCTGGCGGACCCGGAGAACCCCAACATCGTGGCCAGCCGCATCAAATTCCACAACTGGACAGCCATCGGTTCGGAGCTTTTGATTACCGGCGGCGTCGCTTCCGAGGGGGAAAGCATCGAGCTGGAGCTGAGACTTTTCGACACCTTTCAGGAAAAGATGATCATCGGAAAACGCTACAAAGGCAACAGGGGCAATCAACGCCAGATGATCAACCGGTTCTGCAGTGAAGTGATGCTCAACCTGACCGGAAACCGGGGCGTTTTCGACAGCCGGATCGCTTTCGTAAGTGCCAGCAACGGCAAAAAGGAGATCTACATTGCGGAATTCGACGGATACAACCCCCGGCAGTTTACGAACAACAACGACATTTCGCTGTTTCCAGCCTGGTCTTCGGATGGAAAGTGGATGGCCTACACGTCTTACGCAGGAGGCGGGCCGGATCTATATATACGGAATATAAAGGAAAAATACGTAACAATCGTCAGCAAAAAGGGGATACAGATAACGCCTGCCTGGGTGCCTGGAAAATTCGAACTTGCGGCAACCCTTTCTTTTTCGGGCGACCAGGAAATTTATCTGTTGACCGGAAGGGGGAAAATTATTAAAAGGTTGACTCAAAGCAGGGGCATAGACGTAGAGCCAACCTGGTCACCGGACGGCAGCGAAATGGCCTTTGTCTCCAAGCGATCCGGAACTCCCCAGGTTTACGTAAAGAACATGGGGTCGGGGCGGGTCAGGCGGTTGACCTACGAGGGGAGATACAACACCCAGCCCAACTGGTCCCCCAAGGGAGACCGGATAGCCTTTTCGGCAATGGTGCCGGGGTCTATCGACATTTACACCATCGGCGTCGACGGCAAAGGGTTGCGCCGGTTGACGGAAGGGCAGGGGGACAATGAGGCACCGTGCTGGTCACCGGACGGCAGCTTGATCGCTTTTTCCTCGAATCGGGAGGGGATCTCCAAAGTTTATATTATGACGGCTTTCGGGACGGATCAGAGACGCCTGATTTCCTTGCCGGGGGCACAGACGAGTCCGAAATGGTCTCCAAACATAACCAATCAGTGA
- a CDS encoding TonB family protein, translating into MRRSKGPNANSDTGAPRSLLITEMAGERRFVTWAFVISCICHLAVFGGLMATQKYQPKRPARMSAISVSLVASPVAKTVHPASAAVKKDTAPKEKASKKKETRKKAVAVAAKPVKKKPVVSTSGKAKISLKKKTFKPSKVKKNVLEDIEKKVEKESSERITSALDRIKAKVEEQEHERRPQTEETSPEQTGAATGQGTEGGGERVGELIDIYRVEIAYEIQKNWAFPDQLAEGRNDLQTMLVFKVMPNGEIRDVFFTDRSGNNNFDESAYRAIMKSNPVDPHPPGIIRPYVQMGLRFTPEGIK; encoded by the coding sequence ATGAGAAGAAGTAAAGGGCCGAATGCCAACAGCGATACAGGGGCGCCGAGGAGCCTCCTGATCACGGAGATGGCCGGTGAAAGGCGGTTTGTCACCTGGGCGTTCGTCATTTCGTGCATCTGTCACCTGGCTGTTTTCGGCGGGCTGATGGCTACCCAGAAATACCAGCCCAAAAGACCGGCGAGGATGTCGGCGATCAGCGTCAGCCTGGTGGCGAGCCCGGTTGCAAAAACCGTGCATCCGGCCTCTGCCGCCGTGAAAAAGGATACGGCTCCTAAAGAGAAAGCATCCAAAAAAAAGGAGACCCGCAAGAAAGCGGTTGCGGTTGCCGCCAAGCCGGTGAAGAAAAAGCCCGTCGTGTCGACTTCCGGCAAAGCGAAAATTTCACTGAAGAAAAAGACGTTCAAGCCTTCCAAGGTCAAGAAAAACGTCCTTGAGGATATAGAGAAAAAGGTCGAAAAGGAGTCGTCCGAGCGCATCACGTCCGCCCTGGACCGGATAAAGGCCAAGGTCGAAGAACAGGAGCACGAAAGGCGCCCTCAAACCGAAGAAACGTCGCCCGAACAGACCGGTGCCGCCACCGGGCAGGGAACCGAAGGGGGGGGGGAACGGGTCGGCGAACTGATCGATATATACAGGGTCGAAATTGCTTACGAGATCCAAAAAAATTGGGCCTTTCCCGACCAGCTGGCCGAAGGAAGAAACGACCTGCAGACCATGCTGGTGTTCAAGGTCATGCCCAACGGTGAAATTCGCGACGTGTTTTTTACCGACCGGTCCGGCAACAACAATTTTGACGAATCCGCCTATCGGGCGATCATGAAATCCAACCCCGTTGATCCGCATCCTCCGGGAATAATAAGGCCTTATGTGCAGATGGGGCTGCGGTTTACACCGGAGGGAATCAAGTAG
- the tolR gene encoding protein TolR, which yields MAIGGNDDRLMSEINVTPMVDVMLVLLIIFMVTAPMMIQGVEVALPEATAKPIATETEQLIVSIDKNNQVYINDFKVDADNLNEKLVKILKGRTDRDVYLKADKTISYGTVVYVMSEIKGAGVEKLGMITVPDDDTRDEKK from the coding sequence ATGGCAATCGGAGGAAATGACGACCGTCTGATGTCGGAGATCAACGTGACGCCCATGGTTGACGTCATGCTGGTCCTATTGATCATCTTCATGGTGACGGCGCCCATGATGATTCAGGGAGTGGAGGTCGCTTTGCCCGAGGCAACCGCCAAGCCGATCGCCACGGAAACGGAACAACTCATTGTCTCAATCGACAAAAACAATCAGGTTTATATCAACGATTTCAAGGTTGACGCGGATAACTTAAACGAGAAGCTGGTAAAGATCCTGAAGGGCAGAACCGACCGGGACGTCTATCTGAAGGCCGATAAGACCATATCCTACGGCACGGTTGTTTACGTGATGTCGGAGATCAAGGGGGCAGGGGTTGAAAAATTGGGCATGATCACCGTGCCGGATGACGATACCAGGGATGAGAAGAAGTAA